A genome region from Tenebrio molitor chromosome 4, icTenMoli1.1, whole genome shotgun sequence includes the following:
- the LOC138129097 gene encoding uncharacterized protein encodes MQDYLEAGHMSLAPPAMGTTARSYYIPHHCVQKPDSASTKLRVVFDASAKCANGQSLNDTLHTGPKLLQDIVRVLLNFRLHRVVFTADVRQMYRQISIAPNDREFQRIIWRSSPDDALQDYYLSTVTYGVCSAPFLAIRTLLQLASDEQSRFPRAAAVVRSDIYMDDIVTGCDSVQDALELQEQLIKLLQCSQFELRKWASNALPIIEHLDSSFRQDVRDFDSGDSVASVKILGLQWLPSQDVFSFKVKPTDRTCTKRTILSEIARIFDPLGFLSPLTFFAKHLIQQLWCLGLSWDETPSTEITHRWEQYRPQLPGMSEIKLKRHLLTGQHLSCELHGFCDASEMGYAAAVYLRVMDVNGDVSISLVMAKSKVAPLKRRSLPQLELCGAHLLAKLLSYVSSLYVECNITVVTAWTDSMIVLGWLRASPHRWKTFVSNRVAYIQDKVPSECWRHVRSSDNPVDCASRGLLPDEVKNHNLWWRGPNWLHQDPEFWPSEPSTASLPEEAIINSETRRTILLIATEEDALDRLIKNCSSLSRIKIIIAHLLRFVHNCRVSSNSNRRFGPISLDEQTTAMNILIKHTQRSAFEDTILKLENSQQCAKPIQRLAPFLDQNGIIRDGVVRVATVKTTNGSIRRPVVKLCPLPSQ; translated from the coding sequence ATGCAGGATTATTTGGAAGCGGGTCACATGTCGTTGGCGCCACCCGCGATGGGCACCACAGCGCGAAGTTACTACATACCGCACCACTGTGTGCAAAAGCCGGACAGCGCTTCCACGAAGTTGCGTGTAGTTTTCGACGCCAGCGCCAAGTGCGCCAATGGTCAATCTCTCAATGACACCCTGCACACCGGACCGAAGCTTTTGCAAGACATCGTCAGGGTACTTCTCAATTTTCGCCTCCACCGAGTAGTTTTTACAGCCGACGTTCGCCAAATGTACCGTCAAATATCGATTGCGCCCAACGATCGGGAATTCCAACGGATTATTTGGCGGTCGTCTCCGGACGATGCGCTGCAAGATTACTACCTAAGCACTGTCACTTACGGAGTTTGTTCAGCCCCCTTTTTAGCTATTCGTACGCTCCTGCAACTTGCGAGCGACGAACAATCGCGTTTTCCTCGAGCGGCAGCCGTAGTTCGCAGCGACATTTACATGGACGACATCGTCACCGGTTGCGATTCGGTCCAAGACGCCCTCGAATTGCAAGAGCAATTAATTAAGCTGCTACAATGTAGCCAGTTTGAACTGAGGAAATGGGCGAGCAACGCGCTCCCGATAATCGAACACCTGGACTCCTCTTTCCGACAGGACGTTCGCGATTTTGATTCCGGAGATTCAGTTGCCTCCGTGAAGATTCTCGGTCTACAGTGGTTACCATCGCAAgatgttttttctttcaaagtaAAACCGACCGACCGCACTTGTACAAAGCGAACCATTTTATCGGAAATTGCTCGGATATTTGACCCTCTCGGTTTTTTATCGCCCTTAACGTTTTTCGCTAAGCACCTGATACAACAGCTATGGTGTCTTGGTTTGTCGTGGGACGAAACCCCCTCTACCGAAATAACCCATCGATGGGAGCAATATCGACCTCAATTACCGGGGATGTCcgaaatcaaattaaaacgtCACCTATTAACCGGGCAACACCTCTCGTGCGAGTTACATGGATTCTGCGATGCCTCGGAGATGGGCTACGCCGCGGCCGTGTATTTACGCGTGATGGACGTTAACGGTGACGTGTCGATCAGCCTGGTGATGGCCAAATCAAAAGTTGCCCCTCTAAAACGTCGGTCCTTGCCCCAATTAGAACTTTGTGGTGCTCACCTGCTGGCAAAACTACTTAGTTATGTCAGTTCATTGTACGTCGAATGTAACATCACCGTCGTGACTGCTTGGACCGACTCGATGATAGTTTTAGGGTGGTTGCGGGCGTCACCTCACCGTTGGAAAACTTTCGTGAGCAATCGAGTTGCGTACATTCAGGACAAGGTACCTTCGGAATGCTGGCGTCACGTTCGGTCTAGTGATAACCCAGTAGATTGCGCATCGCGAGGCCTACTTCCCGACGAAGTGAAAAATCACAATTTGTGGTGGCGCGGCCCGAACTGGCTGCACCAAGACCCTGAATTTTGGCCAAGCGAACCGTCGACGGCTTCCCTCCCTGAAGAAGCCATAATTAACAGCGAAACGCGTCGCACCATTTTGTTAATCGCCACCGAAGAAGACGCCTTAGATCGCCTAATCAAAAATTGTTCGTCGTTGTCAAGGATCAAAATCATCATAGCGCATCTTCTCCGTTTCGTTCACAATTGCCGTGTTTCTTCAAATTCGAATCGTCGTTTCGGACCAATTTCGCTCGACGAACAAACCACCGCGATGAACATCTTGATCAAACATACGCAACGTTCGGCCTTTGAAGACACGATCCTCAAACTGGAAAACAGTCAACAATGCGCCAAGCCGATTCAGCGACTAGCTCCGTTCCTTGATCAAAACGGAATTATACGGGATGGGGTAGTCCGCGTCGCGACGGTGAAGACTACCAACGGCAGCATTCGACGCCCGGTGGTGAAGTTGTGTCCGTTGCCATCGCAATAG